A genomic region of Montipora capricornis isolate CH-2021 unplaced genomic scaffold, ASM3666992v2 scaffold_309, whole genome shotgun sequence contains the following coding sequences:
- the LOC138035197 gene encoding uncharacterized protein, which yields MAISLPNFPPFTVHLDGNTGPRWKKWLGRFERLTIAMGIANDKLKRAILLPYGGPEVDEIFETLQDVGEYKDYNKAIEKLTAYFSPQVNTTYEVYNFRQAKQKDGETLDSFHTRLRSLAKTCDFANPDKQIKEQIILNCQSNPLRHKALREDLDLAGRMSAGRALELREIQAKDLENQDKTVNAEKPPRKGTPTQPKGKQRRPQIAKSHATVTNPESATEKVGTAVEYTLTETGNHLSFYTAKQLGVLKIVNQVKPDETRFQAPANREFESLFGGMGKVKGNRIPFHVREDVEMELKRLEELVIIEPVIGPTPWVSPIVVVPKSSGQVRICVDMREANKAVRREKHLIPTIDDLSKLDLSSGYYQLELAPKSRHITTFSTHVGLRRYKRLMFGINAASEIFQNAIEEILTGLPGCKKISTISSYSEKRRGSMTRTSVACCNGSSNTMCT from the coding sequence atggcGATTTCACTGCCAAATTTCCCACCGTTTACAGTTCACCTCGATGGAAATACAGGCCCTAGATGGAAGAAATGGCTAGGACGATTCGAGAGATTAACCATTGCAATGGGGATTGCCAATGACAAACTGAAAAGAGCTATTCTGCTGCCTTACGGCGGTCCAGAGGTCGACGAGATCTTCGAGACACTTCAAGACGTCGGCGAGTACAAGGATTACAACAAAGCCATCGAAAAACTAACCGCTTACTTCTCTCCACAAGTCAACACAACATACGAAGTATACAACTTCCGTCAGGCCAAGCAAAAGGATGGAGAAACTCTGGACAGTTTCCATACCCGTCTGAGAAGCCTAGCAAAGACCTGCGACTTCGCAAATCCAGACAAACAGATCAAAGAACAAATCATCTTGAACTGCCAGTCAAACCCCCTTCGGCATAAAGCTCTGCGAGAGGACCTCGATTTAGCTGGTCGCATGAGCGCTGGTAGAGCCCTAGAATTAAGGGAAATACAAGCGAAGGATCTTGAAAATCAAGATAAAACCGTGAACGCAGAAAAACCACCCCGAAAAGGAACACCAACGCAACCCAAAGGCAAACAGCGCCGTCCGCAAATCGCCAAGAGTCACGCAACCGTGACAAATCCCGAAAGCGCGACAGAAAAAGTAGGAACTGCGGTGGAATATACCCTCACAGAGACAGGAAACCACCTGAGTTTCTACACTGCTAAACAGCTAGGCGTGCTTAAGATCGTCAATCAAGTTAAACCTGATGAGACTCGTTTCCAGGCTCCCGCGAACAGGGAATTCGAAAGTCTGTTTGGAGGAATGGGCAAAGTAAAAGGAAACCGCATCCCCTTCCATGTCAGAGAGGATGTCGAGATGGAGTTGAAGCGCTTAGAAGAACTAGTTATCATCGAGCCAGTGATAGGTCCGACGCCCTGGGTGAGCCCCATTGTCGTAGTCCCCAAGAGCTCTGGCCAAGTAAGAATATGTGTAGACATGCGAGAGGCGAATAAGGCTGTGAGGCGAGAAAAGCACTTGATACCGACAATCGACGACCTCAGCAAGTTAGACCTCTCTTCTGGATACTACCAACTCGAGCTAGCACCAAAGAGCCGTCACATCACCACATTCAGCACACACGTAGGACTTCGACGATACAAACGCTTAATGTTTGGAATCAACGCGGCGTCCGAGATTTTCCAGAACGCAATTGAGGAAATACTTACAGGCCTCCCTGGATGCAAGAAAATTTCTACGATATCATCGTATTCGGAAAAACGCAGAGGGAGCATGACGAGAACCTCCGTGGCGTGCTGCAACGGCTCCAGTAACACGATGTGCACCTGA